The following are encoded together in the Montipora capricornis isolate CH-2021 chromosome 5, ASM3666992v2, whole genome shotgun sequence genome:
- the LOC138048765 gene encoding uncharacterized protein, translating to MALISTLSLTKTYKKTFFILALLSIVFTISFLRNLKESLDFVFRREQESILREIPYTSLGECERILNGEINCPDIRHKGKTMPRQAQLVLTRMLRIFDLIAKKHGVRYWLYRGTLVGAIRHNGHVPFDTDVDIAIPNLDFEKFVRDGVKELPKDIFFQTEETDVYWEVPSWSGILAKLRDKESCYKYCSENGCKHNDGLQLDFFVIQNDHEGNFVEIYSHRNWFLRKFYYGSILRKPEDIFPPTQVNFDGFHHPAPREWKEVLTSLYGDFMTVPKNQPLGHITTDPFRSCEEI from the coding sequence ATGGCTCTTATCTCCACATTAAGTTTGacaaaaacctacaaaaaaacttttttcattttggcTTTATTATCAATCGTGTTCACGATTAGTTTTTTAAGAAATCTAAAGGAATCTCTGGACTTCGTTTTTCGACGGGAGCAAGAATCGATTCTTCGTGAAATTCCTTACACAAGTTTGGGTGAGTGCGAGCGAATACTCAATGGTGAGATCAACTGTCCAGACATTCGCCACAAGGGAAAAACGATGCCTCGTCAAGCCCAACTTGTGCTAACCAGGATGTTGAGGATCTTTGATCTTATTGCGAAAAAACACGGTGTAAGGTACTGGTTATACAGAGGTACGTTGGTGGGTGCCATAAGACACAACGGTCACGTTCCTTTCGACACGGATGTAGATATCGCAATCCCAAATTTAGACTTCGAGAAGTTTGTTAGAGATGGCGTCAAAGAGCTTCCCAAAGATATATTCTTCCAAACAGAGGAAACAGACGTCTACTGGGAAGTCCCTTCTTGGAGTGGCATTCTAGCAAAACTCAGAGACAAAGAAAGCTGTTACAAGTATTGCAGTGAAAACGGCTGCAAACATAACGATGGCTTGCAACTAGACTTTTTTGTAATTCAAAATGACCATGAGGGAAACTTCGTGGAGATATACAGTCACAGAAACTGGTTTTTAAGAAAGTTTTACTACGgttcaattttaagaaaaccaGAGGATATCTTCCCCCCAACACAAGTCAACTTTGATGGTTTTCACCATCCAGCTCCTCGTGAATGGAAAGAGGTTTTGACATCACTTTACGGGGATTTTATGACAGTTCCAAAGAACCAACCTCTAGGTCACATCACTACAGATCCATTTCGTAGTTGCGaagaaatataa
- the LOC138049107 gene encoding uncharacterized protein gives MALVSTLRVAKIYKKTLLILAFLLTAFAISFLRKLRERPNLLTSRLEQESILPETPYTSLGECERILNGEINCPDIRHKGKTMPRQAQLVLTRMLRIFDLIAKKHGIRYWLYRGTLLGAVRHNGHVPFDTDVDIAIPKLDFEKFVSEGVKELPKDIFFQTEETDLHWKVPSWSGILAKLRDKGSCYKYCIENGCKHNDGLQIDVFVIPQNDREGNFVEIYSHPNWFLRRFYYGSILRKPEEIFPLTQVNFDGFFLPAPRKWKEILTSLYGDFMTLPKNEPPGHIITDPLRSCEEIK, from the coding sequence ATGGCTCTTGTCTCCACATTACGTGTCGCAAAAATCTACAAGAAAACTTTACTCATTTTGGCCTTCTTATTAACCGCGTTCGCGATTAGTTTTTTAAGAAAACTGAGGGAACGCCCGAACTTACTTACTTCTCGACTGGAGCAAGAATCGATTCTCCCTGAAACTCCTTACACAAGTTTGGGTGAGTGCGAGCGAATACTCAATGGTGAGATCAACTGTCCCGACATTCGCCACAAGGGAAAAACGATGCCTCGTCAAGCCCAACTTGTGCTAACCAGGATGTTGAGGATCTTTGATCTTATTGCGAAAAAACACGGTATAAGGTACTGGTTGTACAGAGGTACGTTACTGGGCGCCGTAAGACACAACGGTCACGTTCCCTTCGACACGGATGTAGATATCGCCATCCCAAAGTTAGACTTCGAGAAGTTTGTTAGCGAGGGCGTCAAAGAGCTTCCCAAAGATATATTCTTCCAAACAGAGGAAACAGACTTGCACTGGAAAGTGCCTTCTTGGAGTGGCATTCTAGCAAAACTCAGAGACAAAGGAAGCTGTTACAAGTATTGCATTGAAAACGGCTGCAAACATAACGATGGCTTGCAGATAGACGTTTTTGTAATTCCGCAAAATGACCGTGAGGGGAACTTCGTGGAGATATACAGTCATCCAAACTGGTTTTTACGAAGGTTTTATTATGgttcaattttaagaaaaccaGAGGAAATTTTCCCTCTAACACAAGTCAATTTTGATGGCTTTTTCCTTCCAGCTCCTCGGAAATGGAAAGAGATTTTGACCTCACTTTACGGAGATTTTATGACACTCCCAAAGAACGAACCTCCAGGTCACATCATTACAGATCCACTTCGTAGTTGTGAAGAAATAAAATAG
- the LOC138049108 gene encoding regulator of G-protein signaling 22-like isoform X4, with product MRHFGRRPLGSATSLPAMLNLGMGHRAEATHVQEDGREEKPETKMEEKRRSASTHEQPNVNDVTASPKKVDDTEYQPNGTDSVITDKPKTRAKSVTLLDRALHSNSGEAETEDVEAKPEVINEPEGDDSDVPDNELGSVMEFDEDQLDEAQTEADVKNITNKHQITLEELKREVLGSLQGMELFKAFLDATSGKHLFNFWLDAERYKESLVSEPEETLREQMTKLFREIQDKYKNFLTADAKEQIEKARYHQGLTQDLFARTQYDMLRRLRSYWIPRFLVHMERNSNFGDQLMGFSDLNRPASGLSFFPTLSFVHSLPPLGEWCREVVRSRQWDREIMVKENRNKSALRRMGRIAEVTEEHFTSALRGEKEAGCPFKRYLEKTEEHFTSALRGEKEAGCPFKRYLENNCTDDKTLLFSLLFWLDVTDFTAAEKRSGDRYLRLVNAWAIFNKYIANDCEMSIGLPQSERLRLERILHSTNDLPLAFFKPAQDHATKRLEPSWEAFKQSEQDTFVRSQKDSSDRASIVASVREEESRYFASSSGRWVKRHPGSTPSQRQRRLYTSLAMAEEIDASRASPGTDSPTRPIIPQPTKANKTKTKTKKKGKSTKNVSFDNKKKKAVESDEEGSDSEKKKQAEPVKPAIPDFVDVLENKGTVSAFKQYVQNMEGRQALNQLLMYLEIEQYNAILPAKKVQKAQQATHIFKTYFDAISRSSIGLPQSLIDQVENERPNSPVFAEAQQFVLSDVQTCFKSFFKHAQDANGPHEGTPNTPASFNKADTFDSSQSFLQFYRRRTRKAKSTGRSAPTKDDKDNFKKVLQSIHGRLSLKMEYFRRYLQSHGEPDGFPRLEKDLVFYLEVQKFKELFNYMDDVSLNRKVEAIIECFLDSATPPWLQIDIGPELASRIIYKAQVFSIGKKIPKEQKEPVLFDEAQNILFKELLPYWAGFCKQYTQPEDETKIKLPPTRQEKLLQKRYAEFLKYPAVTKTIVLPHVFPTSHGQSKTELSFSVSDGMKWKEAKDVETTSIVSSTTESARGKLAENGPSMNLVSNQQTQVEVHT from the exons GTGCCTCTACGCATGAACAGCCCAACGTTAATGATGTAACGGCTTCGCCAAAAAAGGTAGACGACACGGAATATCAACCAAACGGCACAGACTCAGTTATTACAGACAAGCCCAAGACAAGAGCGAAGAGTGTCACGCTTTTGGATAGAGCTCTGCACAGTAATTCAG GTGAAGCGGAGACAGAGGATGTGGAAGCAAAGCCGGAAGTGATTAATGAACCGGAAGGCGATGACTCAGATGTCCCGGATAATGAGCTTGGCTCAGTGATGGAGTTTGACGAAGATCAACTTGATGAAGCACAGACGGAGGCTGATGTTAAAAACATCACAAACAAGCATCAAATCACTCTAGAGGAACTCAAAAGAGAAGTATTAGGCTCG CTTCAAGGCATGGAACTTTTCAAGGCCTTTCTGGATGCAACCTCAGGCAAGCACTTGTTCAATTTCTGGTTGGACGCTGAGCGATATAAAGAAAGTTTGGTGTCTGAGCCGGAGGAGACGTTACGCGAACAAATGACGAAGTTGTTCAG AGAAATCCAAGATAAGTACAAGAACTTCCTGACAGCTGACGCAAAG GAGCAGATCGAAAAGGCCCGATATCATCAGGGGCTGACACAGGATCTGTTTGCGAGAACCCAGTATGACATGCTAAGGAGATTACGGTCCTACTGGATCCCAAGGTTCCTTGTTCACATGGAAAGAAACAGTAACTTCGG aGACCAATTGATGGGATTTTCTGATCTCAACCGCCCTGCTTCTGGGCTCAGTTTTTTCCCAACTCTTTCGTTTGTCCATTCTTTACCGCCGCTGGGGGAATGGTGCCGAGAGGTTGTTCGATCGCGCCAGTGGGATCGGGAAATCATGGTGAAAGAGAACAGAAATAAATCGGCACTGCGGAGAATGGGTCGAATTGCAGAAGT GACTGAAGAGCACTTTACTTCAGCTCTCCGTGGCGAAAAGGAGGCTGGTTGCCCTTTTAAACGCTACCTGGAAAA GACTGAAGAGCACTTTACTTCAGCTCTCCGTGGCGAAAAGGAGGCTGGTTGCCCTTTTAAACGCTACCTGGAAAA cAATTGCACAGACGATAAAACTCTGCTGTTTTCACTTCTCTTCTGGTTGGATGTGACTGATTTTACCGCGGCTGAAAAGAGATCAGGTGACCGATATCTCCGACTAGTCAATGCCTGGGCGATTTTTAACAAGTATATTGCAAATG ACTGTGAAATGAGCATTGGACTACCTCAATCTGAAAGACTGAGACTAGAACGCATTCTCCACTCGACCAACGACTTACCGCTGGCGTTTTTCAAACCAGCTCAA GACCATGCTACCAAAAGGCTTGAGCCTTCGTGGGAAGCTTTTAAGCAAAGTGAACAAGATACGTTTGTCAG GTCGCAGAAGGACAGTTCAGACCGCGCGTCCATTGTTGCTAGTGTGAGGGAAGAGGAAAGTCGCTACTTCGCTTCCAGCTCAGGACGCTGGGTAAAAAG GCATCCTGGTTCAACCCCGTCTCAGAGACAACGCAGATTGTACACGTCATTAGCTATGGCTGAGGAAATTGACGCCAGTCGCGCTTCACCAGGAACAGATTCACCAACAAGACCAATAATTCCGCAACCAACTAAG GCCAACAAGAcaaaaacgaaaacgaaaaagaaaggCAAGTCAACCAAGAATGTCTCCTTTgacaacaagaaaaagaaagctgtCGAGTCTGACGAAGAGGGCTCAGATTCTGAGAAGAAGAAACAGGCCGAACCTGTAAAACCTGCCATTCCGGATTTTGTGGACGTCTTAGAGAACAAAGG GACTGTTTCGGCTTTTAAGCAGTACGTGCAAAACATGGAAGGAAGACAAGCACTGAACCAGCTTCTTATGTACCTAGAAATTGAACAATACAACGCTATTTTACCAGCTAAGAAGGTGCAAAAGGCTCAACAAGCAACACATATTTTCAA GACGTATTTTGACGCCATATCAAGAAG CTCCATTGGTCTACCACAATCTCTTATTGATCAAGTGGAGAATGAGCGACCCAATTCCCCAGTTTTCGCTGAGGCTCAGCAATTTGTACTTTCTGACGTGCAAACCTGCTTTAAAAGTTTCTTCAAG cACGCTCAAGATGCCAATGGTCCCCATGAAGGCACGCCCAATACACCGGCCAGTTTCAACAAGGCAGACACTTTCGACAGCTCACAGAGTTTCTTGCAGTTTTACAGAAGAAGGACGAGAAAAGCAAAG AGTACTGGTCGCTCTGCACCGACCAAAGATGATAAAGACAACTTCAAGAAGGTTTTACAGTCAATACACGGGCGACTTTCATTAAAAATGGAATATTTCCGACGCTATTTGCAATCTCATGGTGAACCCGATGGCTTTCCTCGCCTGGAAAAGGATCTTGTCTTCTATTTGGAGGTTCAAAAATTTAAG GAACTTTTTAACTATATGGATGAT GTCTCTTTAAACAGAAAAGTCGAAGCAATCATTGAGTGTTTCTTGGATTCAGCTACCCCTCCCTGGTTACAG aTTGACATCGGACCGGAACTCGCATCcagaataatttataaagcGCAGGTATTTTCGATCGGAAAGAAAATTCCCAAAGAACAGAAGGAGCCAGTGTTATTTGACGAGGCCCagaacattttgttcaaagagcTGTTACCCTACTGGGCAGGGTTTTGTAAACAGTACACTCAGCCTGAAGACGAGACCAAAATCAAGTTACCGC CCACTCGACAAGAGAAACTCCTTCAGAAGCGTTACGCGGAATTTCTCAAGTATCCCGCTGTCACAAAGACGATTGTATTACCCCATGTGTTCCCTACTTCGCATGGTCAGTCCAAAACTGAGCTTAGCTTTTCAGTGTCAGATGGAATGAAATGGAAG GAGGCCAAGGATGTTGAAACAACTAGTATTGTGTCCAGCACAACCGAAAGCGCGCGAGGTAAACTTGCAGAGAATGGTCCGTCCATGAACCTAGTATCAAATCAACAAACCCAAGTCGAAGTCCACACATGA